A genomic window from Deinococcus detaillensis includes:
- a CDS encoding metallophosphoesterase family protein has protein sequence MRVLHTADFHAGRTLRGYDRTPEIRDALNEIVGLARSEKVDAVLVAGDLFDTVNPPADAEAAIFAFFLALRDAGIPSIVIAGNHDSASRLAGLSGLLGWVGVQVVAQPSHDPRQMIRTVETKSGEKLVVGALPYLSERRLVKAADVMGAEVGLWRQKYREGMKFFLGQLAAGFEAGAVNMLMLHATLDGAVASGSDRGMQFDLTNAYTVSPLQLPAAAQYVALGHVHKPQELGASPLACYSGSIIQLDFGEGGEKKQVNLVEVEAGRPAKVHAIPLVSGKELRTIRADLETLDARLSAVKGFDGLLKVVVRAPAGTALPGLKDRVLRQFPNALGVELEAVKDEATVQAASREGLSIEQLYERYHQERRGELPDALRRVFKETDMAVREAAGDGI, from the coding sequence ATGCGCGTACTTCACACCGCCGACTTCCACGCTGGGCGCACTTTGCGCGGCTACGACCGCACCCCCGAAATCCGCGACGCCCTGAATGAAATCGTGGGCCTGGCCCGCAGTGAGAAGGTTGACGCCGTGCTGGTGGCGGGCGACCTCTTCGACACGGTCAATCCGCCTGCCGACGCCGAAGCGGCCATCTTCGCTTTTTTTCTGGCGCTGCGCGACGCGGGCATTCCCAGCATCGTGATCGCCGGAAACCACGACAGCGCCTCGCGCTTAGCAGGCCTCAGCGGGCTGCTCGGCTGGGTGGGTGTGCAGGTGGTGGCCCAGCCGAGCCACGATCCGCGCCAGATGATCCGCACGGTGGAGACCAAGAGCGGCGAGAAATTGGTGGTGGGCGCACTTCCCTACCTCTCCGAGCGCCGATTGGTCAAAGCCGCCGACGTGATGGGGGCCGAAGTTGGGTTGTGGCGGCAAAAATACCGCGAGGGGATGAAGTTTTTTCTGGGTCAGTTGGCGGCGGGTTTTGAAGCGGGAGCAGTCAATATGTTGATGCTGCACGCCACCCTCGACGGCGCGGTGGCCAGCGGCTCGGATAGGGGAATGCAGTTCGATTTGACCAACGCCTACACCGTCTCGCCGCTGCAACTTCCGGCGGCGGCGCAGTATGTGGCGCTGGGCCACGTCCACAAGCCGCAGGAACTCGGCGCGTCCCCGCTGGCCTGCTACTCGGGCAGCATTATCCAGCTCGATTTCGGTGAGGGCGGCGAGAAAAAACAGGTCAACTTGGTGGAAGTCGAAGCGGGGCGGCCTGCCAAAGTCCACGCCATTCCGCTCGTCAGCGGCAAGGAACTGAGAACCATTCGGGCCGATCTGGAAACACTGGATGCCCGCCTCAGCGCCGTGAAAGGCTTTGACGGCCTGCTGAAGGTGGTGGTGCGTGCGCCCGCCGGAACCGCCTTGCCGGGTCTCAAGGACCGGGTGCTGCGGCAATTTCCTAACGCGCTGGGCGTGGAGTTGGAAGCCGTCAAGGATGAGGCGACGGTGCAGGCGGCGAGCCGTGAGGGACTGAGCATTGAGCAGCTTTACGAGCGCTACCACCAGGAGCGGCGAGGCGAGTTGCCGGACGCCCTGCGGCGGGTCTTCAAAGAAACGGATATGGCGGTGCGCGAAGCAGCAGGGGACGGAATATGA
- the glf gene encoding UDP-galactopyranose mutase: MTELPLMSSGFDYLIVGAGFAGSVLAERLASEGKSVLIVDKRAHIGGNAYDRYDDAGVLIHPYGPHIFHTNSREVFDYLSRFTEWRPYQHRVKASVDGQLLPIPINLDTVNQLYGLNLTAFQVEEFFASVAEPAEKIRTSEDVVVSKVGRDLYNKFFRGYTRKQWGLDPSELDASVTARVPTRTNRDDRYFADTYQVMPLHGYTRMFERMLAHPNIKVMTNTDYREIADFVPFDQMIYTGPVDAYFDYRFGKLPYRSLEFVHETHPQAQMLPVGTVNYPNDYAYTRVSEFKHITGQTHAQTSVVYELPRAEGDPYYPVPRPENALLYKKYEALAQATPNVMFVGRLATYKYYNMDQVVAQALTAHRKLSGVKVLEETLA; the protein is encoded by the coding sequence ATGACTGAGCTGCCCTTAATGTCCAGCGGCTTCGATTACCTGATCGTGGGCGCGGGCTTTGCCGGGTCGGTGCTGGCCGAGCGGCTGGCTTCAGAGGGCAAGTCGGTGCTGATCGTCGACAAGAGAGCGCACATCGGCGGCAACGCTTACGACCGCTACGACGACGCGGGCGTGCTGATTCACCCCTACGGCCCGCACATCTTCCACACCAACAGCCGTGAGGTCTTTGATTATCTCTCGCGCTTCACCGAGTGGCGGCCCTACCAGCACCGGGTCAAGGCCAGCGTGGACGGGCAACTGCTCCCCATTCCGATCAATCTGGACACGGTCAATCAGCTGTACGGCCTGAATCTGACCGCCTTTCAGGTCGAAGAATTCTTCGCCTCAGTGGCCGAACCCGCCGAGAAGATTCGCACCAGCGAGGACGTGGTGGTCAGCAAGGTCGGGCGCGATCTCTACAACAAGTTCTTCCGGGGCTACACCCGCAAGCAGTGGGGCCTGGACCCCAGCGAACTCGACGCCTCGGTGACGGCCCGCGTGCCGACCCGCACCAACCGCGATGACCGCTACTTCGCCGACACCTATCAGGTGATGCCGCTGCACGGCTATACCCGGATGTTCGAGCGGATGCTGGCCCACCCCAACATCAAGGTGATGACCAACACCGATTACCGCGAGATTGCCGACTTCGTGCCGTTTGACCAGATGATCTACACCGGCCCAGTGGACGCCTATTTTGACTACCGTTTCGGCAAGTTGCCTTACCGCAGCCTGGAATTTGTTCACGAGACGCACCCGCAGGCGCAGATGCTGCCGGTGGGCACGGTGAATTATCCCAACGACTACGCCTACACCCGCGTCAGCGAGTTCAAGCACATCACCGGGCAGACACACGCCCAGACCAGCGTGGTCTACGAGCTGCCACGCGCCGAGGGCGATCCGTACTACCCGGTGCCGAGGCCCGAGAATGCCCTGCTGTACAAGAAATACGAGGCGCTGGCTCAGGCGACGCCGAACGTGATGTTCGTGGGGCGGCTGGCGACGTACAAGTACTACAACATGGATCAGGTGGTCGCTCAGGCGCTGACGGCGCACCGCAAACTCAGCGGAGTGAAGGTACTGGAAGAAACGCTGGCTTAA
- a CDS encoding glycosyltransferase family 1 protein: MARQGDLICLAHLRWDFVFQRPQHLMSQAARDRRVYYVEPPIFGEWDSSLDIRSTEYGVTVVVPRLPEGLDPATSQARTAAMLNELAFSEAWHDYTLWVYTPMEMPMVTALDPSLVIYDCMDELANFRFAPPELRPREQQLLARADLVFTGGHRLWEAKSEQHPHAYPFPSSVDKAHFAQARSQMPDPADQADLKRPRLGFYGVIDERFDTALLAELAERRPEWQFVLLGPVVKIQESDLPRAANLHYLGMKNYAELPQYLAHWDVALLLFARNASTEFISPTKTPEYLAAGVPVVSTEIRDVVRPYGEQDLVRIANRADDFEAACEAALAERHQPEGRERQARADAYLAGLSWSQTWAEMETRMNEARGRKATKTEAADD, from the coding sequence ATGGCACGGCAGGGCGACTTGATTTGTTTGGCCCACCTCAGATGGGATTTCGTCTTTCAGCGTCCGCAGCATTTGATGAGTCAGGCGGCGCGTGATCGGCGGGTGTATTACGTGGAGCCGCCCATCTTCGGGGAGTGGGACAGCTCACTGGACATCCGCTCTACCGAATACGGGGTCACGGTCGTCGTGCCGCGCCTGCCGGAAGGCCTAGACCCCGCTACCTCGCAGGCCCGCACGGCGGCCATGCTCAATGAACTGGCCTTCAGCGAAGCGTGGCACGATTACACCTTATGGGTTTACACCCCGATGGAAATGCCGATGGTCACCGCGCTTGATCCCAGCTTGGTGATTTACGACTGCATGGACGAGCTGGCCAATTTCCGCTTCGCGCCGCCGGAGTTGCGCCCCCGCGAGCAGCAGCTCTTGGCGCGGGCCGATCTGGTCTTTACCGGCGGCCACCGTTTGTGGGAAGCCAAAAGCGAGCAGCACCCACACGCTTACCCGTTTCCCTCCAGCGTGGACAAGGCCCACTTTGCCCAGGCCCGCAGCCAAATGCCCGATCCCGCCGATCAAGCCGACTTGAAGCGCCCCCGCTTGGGCTTTTACGGCGTGATCGACGAGCGCTTCGACACCGCCCTGCTCGCCGAGTTGGCCGAGCGCCGCCCCGAGTGGCAATTCGTGTTGCTGGGGCCAGTTGTCAAGATTCAGGAAAGCGATTTGCCCCGCGCCGCCAACCTGCACTACTTGGGCATGAAAAACTACGCCGAGTTGCCTCAGTATCTGGCGCACTGGGACGTGGCGCTGCTGCTGTTTGCCCGCAACGCGTCCACCGAGTTCATCTCGCCGACCAAGACGCCGGAATACCTGGCGGCGGGCGTGCCGGTGGTGTCGACCGAAATCCGCGACGTGGTGCGCCCCTACGGTGAGCAAGATCTAGTGCGAATTGCCAACCGCGCCGATGACTTTGAGGCCGCCTGTGAAGCCGCTCTTGCCGAACGCCACCAACCCGAAGGCCGGGAGCGGCAAGCCCGCGCCGACGCTTACCTGGCCGGGCTGTCTTGGTCACAAACCTGGGCCGAGATGGAGACACGGATGAATGAAGCGAGAGGCCGTAAGGCTACAAAAACTGAGGCCGCAGATGACTGA